A region of Beijerinckia sp. 28-YEA-48 DNA encodes the following proteins:
- the era gene encoding GTPase Era — translation MTTDTQTRCGFVALIGAPNAGKSTLLNTLVGAKVSIVSRKVQTTRAQVRAIAVHEKTQIIFVDTPGIFQPKRRLDRAMVTSAWGGAVDADAVCLLIDAHRGLNDEAREILTKLKDVRLPKALVLNKIDTVENTTLLGLAQSINELCPFDDTFMVSALKGYGVPTMLEKLAAKMQPGPWLFPEDQITEAPMRVFAAEITREKLFERLHDELPYNLTVETEQWKDLPDGSARIEQTIYVTRDAHKKIVIGEGGRTLKSVGSAARKDIAEAAEQKVHLFLFVKVRERWLDDPDRYREMGLDFPKE, via the coding sequence TTGACCACTGACACTCAAACGCGCTGCGGGTTCGTTGCCCTGATTGGGGCCCCGAACGCCGGCAAATCGACGCTGCTCAACACGTTGGTTGGCGCGAAAGTCTCGATCGTTTCGCGCAAGGTGCAGACGACGCGGGCGCAGGTGCGCGCCATCGCCGTGCACGAGAAGACGCAGATCATCTTTGTCGACACGCCGGGTATCTTCCAGCCCAAGCGCCGGCTCGACCGCGCCATGGTGACGAGCGCCTGGGGCGGAGCGGTCGACGCGGATGCGGTATGTCTGCTGATCGACGCGCACCGCGGGCTCAACGATGAAGCGCGCGAGATCCTGACGAAGCTGAAGGACGTGCGGCTGCCGAAGGCGCTGGTGCTCAACAAGATCGACACGGTGGAGAACACCACGCTGCTTGGCCTGGCCCAATCGATCAACGAATTGTGCCCCTTCGACGACACCTTCATGGTGTCGGCGCTCAAGGGCTATGGCGTGCCGACCATGCTGGAGAAGTTGGCGGCCAAGATGCAGCCGGGCCCATGGTTGTTTCCCGAAGACCAGATCACCGAGGCGCCGATGCGCGTCTTCGCCGCCGAGATCACCCGCGAGAAACTGTTCGAGCGCCTGCACGACGAACTGCCCTACAACCTCACTGTCGAGACCGAACAGTGGAAGGACCTGCCGGATGGTTCGGCGCGCATCGAGCAGACGATCTATGTGACGCGCGACGCGCATAAGAAGATCGTCATCGGTGAGGGCGGACGCACGCTGAAATCGGTCGGCAGCGCGGCGCGCAAGGATATCGCCGAAGCGGCCGAGCAGAAAGTGCATCTGTTCCTGTTCGTGAAAGTGCGCGAGCGCTGGCTCGACGATCCCGATCGCTATCGCGAAATGGGTCTCGACTTCCCCAAGGAATAA